The segment agaccctattttaaaagcaaactacatgtatatatatatatatatatatatatatatacctatacatatatatatattatcttgtgactttttttaatattgtatttttgagagtctaacctctactctagatttttaatctttgctttatgGTATTTggtatcaattttgtacctttaagaacccaatcttcagtacccatttttacctgggaatgtgattactggcttgattgctctctcccccttttgactctcctttttctccaccaggttgcctctatctcctccctctccttttcttctctacccaactctgtgaatctttttatgtgttctgggctgtggagaacacttgggtcactgattactggctggatctgtctctctctctttgattccccctcttctcctcctggtcacttctatctccatcctctctcttctcttcatgcAACTCTGTAAACTTCTCttggtgtccctcactgtggagaaacttttcatcattaacatagatgttttatcatcagtgctgtatagatggagaagtcttgaggctactgtaagaataagactgaaatccagaggcaggaggcttaagatcaaaacctgagaacaccagataACTCTTGACTCCAGGGAATGTTAATcgataagagctcatccaaaagcctccatacctacactgaaaccaagcactaccCAAGAgcaaacaagttccagagcaagacataccacacaaattctccagctaCACagaaacatagccctgagcttcagtaTTTAGGATGGCCAAAGTCACACcaacccatagacatctcaaaactcactattagacatttcattgcactccaaagagaagaaatccagctccacccaccagaacaccaacacaagcttccctaaccaggaaaccttgacaagcctcCCATCCAACCCCACTCACAGTGAGGAACCTCctcaataaagaggaaccacaaactgccagaatacagaaaggccactccaaacacagcaatctaaacaagatgaaaaggcagagaaatactcaacaggtaaaggaacaggataaatgacCACCAAACcgaaaaacaaaagaggaagagatagggaatctacctgaaaaaaattcagaataatgatagtgaaaacaatacaaaatcttgaaaacaaaatggagttacagataaatagcctggagataaggattgagacgatgcaagaaatgtttaacaaggacctagaaaaataaaaaagagtcactaTATaacgaataatgcaataaatgagataaaaaacactctggaggaaacTGATagcagaataatggaggcagaagatagaataagtgaggtagaagatagaaccATAGAAATGAattaaacagagaggaaaaaagaaaaaagaataaaaagaaatgaggacaacctcagagatttccgggacaatgttaaacaccccaacattcaaatgATAGGAGTCCCAGaataagaagacaaaaataaagaccatgagaaaatacttgaggaaataatagttaaaaacttccctaaaatggggaaggaaatagtcacccaagtccaagaaacccagagagtctcaaacaagataaacccaaggtgaaacaccccaagacatattaatcaaattaacaaagatcaaacacaaagaacaaatattaacaactgcaaaggaaaaacaacaaataacacacaaggggattcccataagtataacagctgatctttcaatagaaactcttcagactagaagggaatggcagggcatacttaaagtgataaaacagaaaaacctgcaaccaagattactgtacccagcaaggatctcattcaaatatgaaggagaaatcaaaagctttacagacaagcaaaagctgagagaacttAGCACCACCagaccagctctccaacaaatgctaaaggatcttaagagtgtataaacttgaactcaAAACAACAAACTAAATGGCAATGagtcatacttatcaataattaccttaaatataaatgcattgaatgccccaaccaaagacAAAGACTGGGTGAATGGATACGAAatcaagacccctatatatgttatctactagagacccacctcaaaacaagggatacatacagactgaaagtgaagggctggaaaaagatattccatgcaaatagagaccaaaagaaaccaggagtagcaatactcatatcagagaaaatagactttaaaattaaggctgtgaaaagagacaaagatggactCTACATAATGAACAAAAGATCAatccaaaaagaatatataacaattataaatatatatacacgcaACATTGGAGCACCACAATGtgtaagacaaatactaacaagtataaaacaggaaattaacaataacacaatagtgtgagactttaatactccactcacagctatggatagatcaacaaaacagaaaattaaaaaggaaacacaaactttaaatgatacaatggaccagttagacctaactgataatGTATAGGGCATTTCACTCAAAAATaatggaatttaatttttttcaaagtgcACACGGGACatcctccaggatagatcacatcctaggccataaatctagccttggtaaatttttaaaagttgaaaccaTTTAAaacatcttctcttttttttttttttttttttttttttcactgtatcactacaaattttattcagaaacccatctttgtttttttttgttgttttttaaaaaaaattcccattaTGAACTGGTTTGGTCAATCAACTACAACACTTTCTAGCAGACATACGGTAAAAATGGCATGGCTCAGAATCGCCCAGACCGTTCGCGGTCTCTCGACCGCCTCCTGTCGCGCTCCCGTCCTCCGCCGCCGCCACCTCCGCCGCCGCGCCCGCGGTCTCGAGACCGAGAGCGACGCTCTCGGGAGCGGGACCGCGATCTATGCTTCTTGCGCCGGCGCCCGTACAGCTCCCGTCGCAGCTCCCGGGAGATGGGCTTCAGGTGCATGAAGTTGCAGAAGCCGCCCCGTGTGCACTCCCCCATCTCGTACTGGCGGCAGCAGGCTTCTCTGAAGTCGGTCACAGGGGAGAGCTCGGCGTGGATCGGCTGGCCGTTAAACCAGCGGTTGTTCAAGTCAATCACAGCCTTTTCCGCATCTTCTTCACGGCGAAACTTGACATACACGTTCCCCACGAGGTGGTCTCCGAGGTTGTCACAGACATTCATCTCCTCCACCTCCCCGTACTTCTCCTCCATTTCTGTGAAAACCTCCTCAAAGAACTCATCATAATGTTCCTGCATCTCGACATCGCTCACAGCGCAGCGCAAACCGTCAGCAGACTGGGAAGAGTTTTGAGGGTTACGGTAAATGTTCAAGAGGGCAATGGTCTGGCTAAAGGTCGGTTTATTGTGCAACTGAGAGCATCTGTCTCCATGACGACATGCtccaattttgaaataaaatgaacagtTGACTTTGTCTTTCTCGGTGCCGAAGATGGAGGCCAAGTACTCCGCCATTTCccacccgccgccgccgccgccgccgactaAAACATCTTCTCTTATCACAATGCAGAGAGATtagatgtcagttcagttcagttcagttcagtcactcagtcgtgcccaactctttgtgacctcatgaatcgcaggacaccaggcctccccgtccatcaccaactcccggagttcactcagacttgcgtccattgagtcagtgatgccatccagccatctcatcctctgtcatccccttttcctcctgcccccaatccctcctagcatcagagtcttttgcaatgagtcaactcttctcatgaggtggccaaagtactggagtttcagcttcagcatcattccttccaaagaaatcccagggttgatctccttcagaatggactggttggatctccttgcagtccaagggactctcaagagtcttctccaacaccacagttcaaaagtatcaattcttcagcgctcagccttcttcacagtccagctctcacatccatacatgactactggaaaaaccatagccttgactagacagaccttagtcagcaaagtaatgtctgtggttttgaatatactatctaggctgctcataacttttcttccaaggattaggcatcttttaatttcatggctgcagtcaccatctccagtgattttggagccccccaaaataaagtttaacactgtttccactgtttccccatctatttcccatgaagtgatgggaccagatgccatgatcttcattttctgaatgttgagctttaagccaactttttctctatcctcttttactttcatcaagaggctttttagttcttcttcattttctgccaaaacggtggtgtcatctccatatctgagtttattgatgtttcttccagaaatcttgattccagcttgtgtttcttccagtccagcgtttctcatgatgtactctgcatagaagttaaataagcagggtgacaatatacagccttgacgtattccttttcctatttggagccagtctgttgttccatgtccagttctaactgttgccttctggcctgcatacagatttctcaagaggcaggttaggtggtctgctattcccatctttttcagaattttccacagtttaatgttatccacacagtcaaaggctttggcatagtcaataaatcagaaatagattttgttttctggaaatctcttgcttttttccaggatccagaggatgttggcaatttgatctctggttcctctgccttttctaaaaccagcttgaacatcaagaagtccatggttcacatattgctgaagcctgtcgtggagaattttgagcattactttactagcgtgtgagatgagtgcaatgtgtggtattttgaacattctttagcattgcctttatttgggattggaatgaaaactgaccttttccaatcctgtggccactgctgagttttccaaatttgctggcatattgagtggagcactttcacagcatcatttttcaggatttaaaatagctctaccggaattccatcacctcccctagctttgttcgtagtgatgctttctaaggcccacttggcttcacatttcaggatgtctggctctagatgagtgatcacactatcgtgaatatccgggtcgtgaagatcctttttgtacagttcttctgtgtgtccttgtcatctcttaatatcttctacttttgttaggtccataccatttctgtcctttattgagcccatctttgcatgaaatgttcccttggtatctctgattttcttgaagagatctctagtctttcccattctgttgttttcctctatttgtttgcactgattgctgatgaaggctttcttatctcttcttgctattttttggaactctgcattcagttgcttatatctttccatttctccttggcttttcgcttctcttcttttcacagctatttgtagggcttccccagacagccattttgcttttttgcatttcttttccatgggaatggtcttgatccctgtctcgtgTACAGTGtcaagaacctcattccatagttcatcaggcactctatcagatctaggcccttaaatctatttctcacgtccacggtataatcataagggttttgatttagggaaaaaaaaatattaaaaatacaaacatatggaggctgaaaaacacgcTGGTGAAtaacaaaacacagaagaaatttttaaaaaatcaaaatatgcacagaagtGAATGAAattgaagcaaacaaacaaaccaaaacctatgggacactgtaaaaccagtgctaaggggaaggttcataatAATATatgcttacctcaagaaacaagaaaaaagtcaaataaataacctaacactacacctaaagcaactagaaaaggaagaaatgaagaaccccagggttggtagaagaaaataaatcttaaaaattaaggcagaaataaatacaaaggaaaccaataagatcatagcaaaaatcaacaaagctaaaagatggttctttgagaagataagtaaaattaacaaaacattagccagactcatcaagaaacaaagggagaagaattaaatcaacaaaattagaagtgaaaatggggaaataaaaagaaagaaaatgaagagatcacgacagacaacacagaaatacaaagggtgataggagactactatcagcaactataccaataaaatggacaacttggaagaaatggacaaattcgtagaaaagtataactttgcAAAACTAAATTAGGAaggaacagaaaatcttaacagacccatgacaagcatggaaattgaaactttaATGAAatatcttccaggaaacaaaagcccagtacCAGACAGTgttacagctgaattctaccaaaaatgtagagaagagctaacacctatcttactcaaactctttcagaaaattgcagaggaaagtaaatttcaaaactcattctatgaggccactatcaccctaataccaaaacctgacaaagatgccacaaaaaagaaaactacaggccaatatcactgatgaacatatatacaaaaatccttaacaaaattctagaaaacataatccaacaacatattaaaaagatcatacttCATGTCCAAGTGAGCTTAttgcagggatgcaaggattcttcaatatctgcaaagcaatcaatgtaatataccacattaacatttaaagataaaaaggatatggttatctcaatagatgcagagaaaacctttgacaaaattcaacattcatttatgacaaAAATCATCCataagcaggaatagaaggaacatacctacataataaaagctatatatgacaaacccacaacaaacattatcctcaatggtgaaaaattgaaagcattttccctaaagtcaggaacaagacaagggtgaccactctcaccactactattcaatatagtttggaagttttggccacagcaatcagagcagaaaaagaaataaaattaattcagattggaaaagaagaagtaaaactttcactgtttgcagatgacatgatactctacatagaaaactctaaagacaccaccagaaaactactcgagataatcaatgaatacagtaaagttacaggatacaaaatcaacacacagaaatccattgCATTCCTAAACATTAACAATgagaatccggtcccatcacttcatgggaaatagatggggaaacagtggaaacagtgtcagactttatttttgggggctccaaaatcactacagatggtgactgcaaccatgaaattaaaagacgcttactccttggaagaaaagttatgaccaaactagatagtatattcaaaagcagagatgttactttgccgactaaggtctgtctagtcaaggctatggtttttcctgtggtcatgtatggatgtgagagctggactgtgaagaaggctgagcacagaagaattgatacttttgaactgtggtgttggagaagactcttgagagtcccttggactgcaaggagatccaaccagtccattttgaaggagatcaacccttgggatttctttggaaggaatgatgctgaagctgaagctccagttctttggccacctcatgtgaagagttgactcattgcaaaagactctgatgctgggagggattgggggcaggaggagaaggggacgaccctgaatgagttggctggatggcatcatggactcgatggatgtgagtctgagtgaactccgggagatggtgatggacagggaggcctggcgtgctgcgattcatggggtcgcaaagagttggacacgactgagcaactgaactgaactgaactgaacaatgaattAACAGAAAgggaaatcaaggaaacaattccattcaccattgtaacaaaagaataaaatactctggaatatatctgcctaaagaaacaaaacacctaTATAGTGAAAAATAtcaaacactggtgaaagaaatcaaagagaacacaaatagagaaatataccgtgttcatggattggaggaattaatatagtgaaaatgagtattatacccaaagtaatctatagattcaatgcaatccttatcaagctaccagcagtatttttcacagagctagaacaaataattttagaatatgtatggaaatacaaacaaataTCAAATAGCCatagcaatcttaagaaagaagaatggaactggaggaatcaacctgcctgactttaggatctactacaaagccacagtcatcaagacagtatggtatcggcacaaagacagaaatatagatcagtggaacaaaatagaaagcccagagattaattcacacacctatggacaccttatcttcaacaaaggaggcaagaatataaaatggagaaaagaaaatctctttaacaagtggtgctgggaaaactggtcaaccacttttagaagaataaaactagaacactttctaacaccatacacaaaaataaactcaaaatgctttaaaatctaaacataagaccagaacctgtaaaactcctagaagaaaacataggcaaaacactctctgacataaatcacagcagggtcctcaatgacctacctcccagaattttgaaaataaaagcaaaaataagcaaatgggacccaattaaactttaaagctttttcactacaaagaaaactataagcaaggtgaaaagacagccttcagaatgggagaaaataatagcaaatgaagcaactgacaaagaattagtctcaaaaatatacaagcaacacctgaagctcaattccagaaaaataaatgacccaatcataaatgggccaaagacctaaacagacatttctccaaagaagacatacagatggctaaaaacacatgaaaagatgctcaacatcactcattatcagagaaatgcaaatcaacaccacAGTGAGGTAGcacctcacgccagtcagaatggctgctatccaaaagtctacgtgcagtaaatgctggagaaggtgtgaagaaaagggaatcctcctatactctaggtgggaatgcaaactagtaaagccactatggagaacagtgtggagattattaaaaaaattggaaatagaactgccatataaaccagcaatcccactgctgggcatacacaccgaggaatccagaattgaaaagagacacgtataccctaatgttcatcacagcactggttataatagccaggacatggaagcaacctagatgtccatcagctgacgaatggataaaaaaggTGTGGTAACATATACccagtggaatattcagttcaattcagtcactcagttgcgtccaactctttgcgacaccatgaacctcagcactctaggcctccctgtccatcaccaactcccagagttcacccaaacccatgtacatcgagtcggtgatgccatccaaccatctcatcctctgtcaccccttctcctcctgccctcagtctttcctagcaaaagggtcttttcaaaccagttagctctttgcatcagatggccaaagtattggagtttcagctttagcatcaatccttctgaagaacacccaggacagatctcctttagaatggaatgtttggatctccttgcagtcaaagggactatcaagagtcttctccaacactacagttcaaaatcatcaattcttcagtgctcagctttcttcacagtccaactctcacatccatacatgaccactggaaaaaccataggtttgacgagacagatctttgttggcaaagtaatgtctctccttttcaatatgtcaagattggtcataacttttcttccaaggagtaagcgtctgtaattttcatggctgcaatcaccatgtgcagtaatTTTtcagcccataaaaataaagtcagccactatttccccatttatttgccatgaagtgatgggaccagatgccatgaacttagttttctgaatgttgagctttgggccaactttttcactctccactttcactttcatcaagaggctttttagttccccttctctttctgccataagagtggtgtcatctgtgtatcggaggttattgatatttctccttgtaatcttgattccggcttgtgcttctttcagcccagcatttctcatgatgtactctgcatattagttaaataagcagggtgacaatatacagctgtgatgtactccttttcctatttggaaccagtctcttcttccatgtccagttctaactgttgcttcctgacctgcatacagatttctcaagaggcaggttagatggtctggtattcccatgtctttcagaattttccacagtttattgtgatccacacagtcaaggctttggcatagtcaataaagcagatatagatatttttctggaactctcttgctttttccatgatccagcggatgttggcaatttgatctctggttcctctgccttttctaaaaccagcttgaacatcagggagttcatggttcacgtattgctgaagcctgacttggagaatttggagcattactttactagcatgtgagatgaatgcaattgtgtgaaCATTTGAACAGTTTGAACAGTTTGAATATTtgaatagtttgaacattctttggcgttacctttctttggaattgaaatgaaaactgaccttttccagtcctgtgaccactattgaggtttccaaatttgctggcatattgagtgcaacactttcacagcatcatcttttagggtttgaaatagctcaactggaattccatcacctccactagctttgttcgttttgatgctttctaaggcccacttgacttcacattccatgatgtctggctctaggtgagtgatcacaccatgatgattatctggatcatgaagatcttctgtgtacagtcttctgtgtattcttgccacctcttcttaatatcttctgcttctgttaggtccctacaatttcctccctttattgtgcccatctttgtatgaaatgatcccttggtatctctaattttcttgaggatatCTCTAGTttttgccattctattgttttcctctatttctttgcattgatcactgaaaaaggctttcttatctttgcttgttgttctttgaaactctgcatccaaatggttatgtctttccttttcacctgtgcttttcatttcccttcttttcacagctatttgtaa is part of the Budorcas taxicolor isolate Tak-1 chromosome 19, Takin1.1, whole genome shotgun sequence genome and harbors:
- the LOC128064897 gene encoding splicing factor U2AF 35 kDa subunit-like, producing the protein MAEYLASIFGTEKDKVNCSFYFKIGACRHGDRCSQLHNKPTFSQTIALLNIYRNPQNSSQSADGLRCAVSDVEMQEHYDEFFEEVFTEMEEKYGEVEEMNVCDNLGDHLVGNVYVKFRREEDAEKAVIDLNNRWFNGQPIHAELSPVTDFREACCRQYEMGECTRGGFCNFMHLKPISRELRRELYGRRRKKHRSRSRSRERRSRSRDRGRGGGGGGGGGRERDRRRSRDRERSGRF